The Methanocaldococcus jannaschii DSM 2661 genome has a segment encoding these proteins:
- a CDS encoding metal-dependent hydrolase yields the protein MITWYGHACFKVDNVLIDPFVPNPLCDLPYDEIMEGVEVIAVTHGHADHLGNAEELAKTYNVPVVTNHEISVYLSERGVCAEGMNIGGTIEINGAKLTMVKAEHSSDISPTISGGVAAGFIINDRVYHAGDTGLFGDMELIGEIYAPQIALLPIGGRYTMGIDEALVAIELIYPEIVIPMHYNTFPLIEVDVNEFVKKAEALGVEVIVPKIGEPLEL from the coding sequence ATGCATGCTTTAAAGTAGATAATGTGTTAATAGACCCATTTGTTCCAAATCCTTTATGTGATTTGCCTTATGATGAAATAATGGAAGGAGTTGAGGTAATAGCAGTAACTCATGGCCATGCAGACCACTTAGGAAATGCTGAAGAGTTAGCTAAAACCTACAATGTTCCAGTAGTAACGAACCATGAGATTAGTGTCTATTTATCAGAAAGAGGAGTTTGTGCAGAAGGAATGAACATTGGGGGGACTATAGAGATAAATGGAGCAAAATTAACAATGGTTAAAGCTGAGCACTCATCAGATATCTCTCCAACAATAAGTGGGGGAGTTGCTGCTGGATTTATTATAAATGATAGAGTATATCATGCAGGAGATACTGGCTTATTTGGAGATATGGAGTTAATTGGAGAGATTTACGCTCCACAAATAGCTTTATTGCCAATTGGTGGAAGATACACAATGGGAATTGATGAGGCATTAGTGGCTATTGAGCTAATATATCCAGAGATTGTTATTCCAATGCATTATAATACATTCCCGTTAATTGAAGTGGATGTAAATGAGTTTGTGAAAAAAGCAGAGGCTTTAGGAGTTGAGGTCATAGTTCCAAAGATTGGAGAACCATTGGAATTATAA
- a CDS encoding antitoxin, translating to MVQSYITDEKGNIKGVILGYKTFKKIEELLLDYGLLKAMEEMRGLFRDSI from the coding sequence ATTGTCCAATCCTACATTACCGATGAAAAGGGAAATATTAAAGGAGTTATTTTGGGTTATAAGACATTTAAAAAGATTGAAGAGTTGTTATTAGATTATGGGCTTTTAAAGGCAATGGAAGAGATGAGGGGTTTATTTAGAGACAGCATATAA
- a CDS encoding transcriptional regulator, with protein MREILISECIELLRSHKFIVSKPLGRSCFDMVASKEDIRLILKILKNIDSLSRDQSKELKKISKILHGTPLIIGIRTRNAPMEHGVVYDRYNIKAVTFETFRDYLEGSPPMVYANRGGFFVKIDGKVLKEVREAMGISVGKLAEVAGVSRKAIYKYETQMANPSVDVALKIEEFLDVPLVKGIDLFEPVDDEDVENKLENLEDFKKEAINFLNELGFKSFVVEKAPFDAVAEKDMDNNLNILLTNIEEKDNEEVKRKALFVRELSRLLDGYSLLILEEKEKEYKNLPVVSIEELKKMDDALELIEHIKSMLRDIR; from the coding sequence ATGAGAGAGATTCTAATATCCGAATGTATAGAATTATTAAGATCACATAAATTCATCGTCTCAAAACCACTGGGAAGAAGTTGCTTTGATATGGTAGCAAGTAAAGAGGATATTAGATTAATTTTAAAAATTTTAAAGAATATAGACAGTTTAAGTAGAGATCAATCAAAAGAATTAAAGAAGATTAGCAAAATACTGCATGGGACTCCTTTAATAATAGGCATTAGAACAAGAAACGCCCCTATGGAGCATGGAGTTGTTTATGACAGATATAATATAAAAGCAGTGACTTTTGAAACGTTCAGAGATTATTTAGAAGGAAGCCCACCAATGGTTTATGCAAATAGAGGAGGATTTTTTGTAAAGATAGATGGGAAGGTGTTGAAAGAAGTTAGAGAGGCTATGGGTATCTCAGTAGGAAAGTTGGCAGAAGTTGCTGGTGTTTCAAGAAAGGCAATCTATAAATATGAAACTCAGATGGCAAATCCTTCAGTAGATGTGGCTTTAAAAATTGAGGAGTTCTTAGATGTGCCGTTAGTTAAAGGTATTGATTTATTTGAGCCTGTTGATGATGAGGATGTTGAAAATAAATTAGAAAATTTAGAAGATTTTAAGAAAGAGGCGATAAATTTTCTAAACGAATTAGGATTTAAATCATTTGTTGTTGAAAAGGCTCCATTTGATGCAGTAGCTGAGAAGGATATGGATAACAATCTAAATATTCTATTAACAAATATTGAAGAAAAAGATAATGAAGAAGTAAAGAGAAAGGCGTTATTCGTGAGAGAATTGTCAAGGTTATTAGATGGATATTCACTATTAATATTGGAAGAAAAAGAGAAAGAGTATAAAAACTTGCCAGTTGTTAGTATTGAAGAGTTAAAAAAGATGGATGATGCCCTTGAGTTGATTGAGCATATAAAATCCATGTTAAGAGATATAAGATAA
- a CDS encoding 4Fe-4S binding protein → MPEHILSGIKAIVAMKLRRKGLLQKEIAKIIKSDRSIVSHYLSGRYPKEKILNVAKIIEEMPPQYGAKFIHSLTDNKELAKNLIKELYGIKLFWDENSCIACGSCLGCAALTLDNFTVGIDEDTCHLCASCIFRCPTNSLKFIKEE, encoded by the coding sequence ATGCCAGAGCATATTCTCTCCGGAATAAAGGCAATAGTGGCAATGAAATTAAGAAGAAAAGGGCTTTTGCAGAAGGAAATAGCAAAAATTATTAAGAGCGATAGGTCAATCGTTTCTCATTATCTCTCTGGGAGGTATCCAAAGGAAAAAATCTTAAATGTTGCAAAAATTATTGAAGAAATGCCACCACAATATGGAGCAAAGTTTATTCATTCTTTAACTGATAATAAAGAGCTTGCAAAGAACTTAATTAAAGAATTATATGGTATAAAACTTTTCTGGGATGAAAATTCCTGCATAGCTTGCGGTTCCTGTTTAGGGTGTGCAGCACTCACACTTGATAACTTCACTGTTGGTATAGACGAAGATACCTGCCATCTATGTGCATCTTGCATATTTAGATGTCCAACAAACTCATTAAAATTCATTAAGGAGGAATAA
- the fwdF gene encoding tungsten-dependent formylmethanofuran dehydrogenase subunit FwdF, which produces MIEQIKEVYENGFTIYRDGEVEKRELCWNDELCVGCGICADICPVNAIAMGPLGAIAKGDIIAPKLDIDKDVCVLCGMCASACPFDALDLKINGKSIKEDERYPKIKRDIKVYQDKCVLCEQCEMVCPQGAIVVERELAEREKFVIGEININKEKCVLCGICAEYCPADAINLKYNYPTPSNPKPITDIEVDKDKCVFCKVCEFVCPHDAIEVICYKCPMMKRIPQAKLYEDITGKTVIDKDACVTCGWCAFICPAEAIEVEKPFKGELIIDVNACNACGACISICPCSALEFPKPKDKAEKVPRIIVNQNLCVLCGACAKACPVNAIKVKRTEINFEREPKAIAWKEAFKKLMG; this is translated from the coding sequence ATGATTGAGCAAATAAAAGAGGTCTATGAAAATGGATTTACCATATATAGAGATGGTGAAGTAGAAAAAAGAGAACTCTGTTGGAACGATGAACTATGTGTTGGATGTGGTATCTGTGCAGATATCTGCCCAGTTAATGCCATTGCTATGGGTCCTTTAGGAGCTATTGCTAAAGGAGACATAATAGCTCCAAAATTGGATATTGATAAAGATGTCTGTGTTTTATGTGGAATGTGTGCTTCAGCATGTCCATTTGATGCATTGGATTTGAAAATCAATGGTAAATCAATAAAAGAAGATGAGAGATATCCAAAAATTAAGAGAGATATTAAAGTTTATCAAGACAAGTGTGTTTTATGTGAGCAGTGTGAAATGGTTTGTCCTCAAGGGGCTATAGTTGTTGAAAGAGAATTGGCAGAGAGGGAGAAGTTTGTTATCGGAGAGATAAACATAAACAAAGAGAAATGTGTTCTATGTGGAATCTGTGCTGAATACTGTCCAGCTGATGCTATTAATTTAAAATACAACTACCCAACTCCATCAAACCCAAAACCAATAACTGATATTGAAGTTGATAAGGATAAGTGTGTCTTCTGTAAGGTTTGTGAATTCGTCTGTCCGCATGATGCTATTGAGGTTATCTGTTACAAGTGTCCAATGATGAAGAGAATTCCACAAGCTAAGTTGTATGAGGATATTACAGGAAAAACAGTTATTGATAAAGATGCATGTGTAACCTGTGGATGGTGTGCCTTTATCTGTCCAGCTGAAGCTATTGAAGTTGAGAAGCCATTCAAAGGAGAGTTAATAATCGATGTAAATGCATGTAACGCTTGTGGAGCCTGTATTTCCATATGTCCATGTAGTGCATTAGAATTCCCAAAACCAAAAGACAAGGCAGAAAAAGTTCCAAGAATCATTGTAAATCAAAACCTCTGTGTGTTGTGTGGAGCTTGTGCTAAAGCATGTCCAGTTAATGCTATAAAAGTTAAGAGAACAGAAATTAACTTTGAAAGAGAACCAAAGGCAATTGCATGGAAAGAAGCGTTTAAAAAGTTAATGGGTTAA
- a CDS encoding ATP-binding protein, giving the protein MKAYELVVYPERCHGCGNCVVSCPVNAKHPETWGGKGPYSDDVVIRVENGVVTVVNQDLCGGCGACIEACPVNAIELVFKRK; this is encoded by the coding sequence ATGAAAGCTTATGAGTTGGTAGTTTATCCAGAAAGATGCCACGGATGTGGAAACTGTGTTGTCTCATGCCCAGTTAATGCTAAACATCCAGAAACTTGGGGAGGAAAAGGACCTTACAGTGATGATGTAGTTATTAGAGTTGAGAATGGAGTTGTTACTGTAGTCAATCAAGATTTATGTGGTGGATGTGGAGCTTGCATAGAAGCATGCCCAGTTAATGCTATAGAGTTAGTTTTTAAAAGAAAATAA
- the fwdD gene encoding tungsten-dependent formylmethanofuran dehydrogenase subunit FwdD, with amino-acid sequence MKFFLNTGRTIWQGEAMEAGKNLDLYVKAAGVVYINEEDMEKLGVKEGDKVKVKSEYGEVVVYVKKATERMPEGMIYIPMGPWANCVVKPDTHSTGMPTFKGYPGFYVEVEKTDEEFLDMRSLMRKKYIEAVE; translated from the coding sequence ATGAAGTTTTTCTTAAACACAGGCAGAACTATTTGGCAAGGGGAGGCAATGGAGGCTGGAAAAAACCTTGATTTGTATGTTAAAGCTGCTGGAGTAGTTTATATCAACGAAGAAGATATGGAGAAATTAGGAGTTAAAGAAGGAGATAAAGTTAAAGTTAAGTCAGAATATGGAGAAGTTGTAGTTTATGTAAAAAAAGCAACTGAAAGAATGCCAGAAGGAATGATTTACATCCCAATGGGACCTTGGGCAAACTGTGTTGTTAAACCAGACACACACAGCACTGGAATGCCGACATTTAAAGGATATCCTGGCTTTTACGTTGAAGTTGAGAAGACAGACGAAGAATTTTTAGATATGAGGTCTTTAATGAGAAAAAAATACATTGAAGCTGTTGAATAA
- the fwdA gene encoding tungsten-dependent formylmethanofuran dehydrogenase subunit FwdA: protein MEYIIKNGIVYDPLNGINGEKMDICVKDGKIVESVSDNAKVIDASGCVVMPGGIDSHSHVAGAKVNVGRIFRPEDSKREIYAKKGLRTGTGFSVPSTYKTGYQYSEMGYTTVIEAAMPPLIARHTHEEFMETPQIDKAAMPLFGNNWMVLEYLKEGDIKACAAFVAWLLKAVKGFAIKIVNPGGTEAWGWGKNVHSLDDPVPYFDITPREIVRGLAEVNELLGLPHSIHVHPNNLGHPGNWETTLETMKCVEGVEAKPRVGERETSYYNTHCQFHSYGGTSWKDFESKAIEIAEYVNKSKHVVIDVGQVTLDETTTMTADGPMEYDLHMTNGLKWANCDVELETGSGVVPFIYSPKGPVYAVQWAIGLELFLNTNTDKVLLTTDHPNAGPFTRYPRVIAWLMSKKYRDEWLYNKVHKWAQQRSHVADADKEYDLYEIAKITRANQAKVLGLSETKGHLGVGAEADIAIYAIDPEEKDGKKIEKAFRYAKYVLKGGEVVVKDGNVVKEVFGDTIYVDVQVGEDLMNEVLKDVGEKFRRYYSVNLENYPVSDEYANSWRVIKIDATDIN from the coding sequence ATGGAATATATCATAAAAAATGGAATTGTTTATGACCCATTAAATGGGATTAATGGAGAAAAAATGGATATATGTGTTAAAGATGGAAAGATAGTTGAGAGCGTCTCTGATAATGCAAAAGTTATTGATGCATCTGGATGCGTAGTAATGCCTGGTGGAATCGATTCACACAGCCACGTTGCAGGGGCAAAGGTTAACGTCGGAAGAATATTCAGACCAGAAGATAGTAAAAGAGAAATCTATGCTAAAAAAGGATTAAGAACTGGAACAGGATTTTCAGTTCCATCAACCTATAAAACAGGTTATCAATATTCAGAAATGGGTTATACAACTGTCATTGAGGCAGCAATGCCCCCATTGATTGCAAGACACACACATGAGGAATTTATGGAGACTCCACAAATAGACAAGGCAGCAATGCCATTGTTTGGAAACAACTGGATGGTCTTAGAGTATTTAAAAGAAGGAGACATTAAGGCATGTGCTGCTTTTGTTGCATGGCTGTTAAAGGCTGTTAAAGGATTTGCTATAAAGATAGTTAATCCAGGAGGAACAGAAGCTTGGGGTTGGGGTAAAAACGTTCATAGCTTAGATGACCCAGTTCCATACTTTGATATAACACCAAGAGAGATTGTTAGAGGTTTAGCAGAGGTTAATGAGTTACTTGGTTTGCCTCACTCAATCCACGTCCATCCAAACAACTTAGGACATCCAGGAAACTGGGAGACAACATTAGAGACAATGAAGTGTGTTGAAGGCGTTGAGGCAAAACCAAGAGTTGGAGAGAGGGAAACATCATACTACAACACACATTGCCAATTTCACTCCTATGGAGGGACTTCATGGAAGGACTTTGAAAGTAAGGCAATAGAGATAGCTGAATATGTAAATAAATCAAAACACGTTGTTATTGATGTTGGACAAGTTACCTTAGATGAAACAACAACAATGACTGCAGATGGACCAATGGAGTATGATTTACACATGACTAATGGATTGAAGTGGGCAAACTGTGATGTTGAGCTTGAGACAGGTTCTGGAGTAGTTCCTTTCATTTACAGCCCAAAAGGTCCAGTTTATGCTGTCCAATGGGCAATTGGTTTAGAACTCTTCCTAAATACAAACACAGATAAGGTATTATTAACAACCGACCATCCAAACGCAGGGCCTTTCACAAGATATCCAAGAGTTATTGCATGGTTAATGAGTAAGAAGTATAGGGATGAATGGTTATACAACAAAGTTCATAAGTGGGCACAGCAAAGAAGCCATGTAGCGGATGCTGATAAAGAATACGACTTATATGAAATAGCAAAAATAACAAGAGCTAACCAAGCTAAGGTTTTAGGATTGAGTGAGACAAAAGGACACTTAGGAGTTGGAGCTGAGGCTGACATAGCAATATATGCAATAGACCCAGAAGAGAAAGATGGTAAGAAGATTGAAAAGGCATTTAGATATGCTAAGTATGTATTGAAGGGAGGAGAAGTAGTTGTTAAGGATGGAAACGTTGTTAAAGAAGTCTTTGGAGACACAATCTATGTAGATGTGCAGGTGGGAGAGGACTTAATGAATGAAGTCCTTAAAGATGTTGGGGAGAAGTTTAGAAGATACTACTCAGTTAACTTAGAGAACTACCCAGTTTCAGATGAATATGCAAACAGCTGGAGAGTTATAAAGATAGATGCAACTGATATAAACTAA
- a CDS encoding YbjQ family protein, translated as MITSTTDNLEGFKIVKYLGVVIGYGDDPDDALEDLIDVAEDMGANAVIGIRISNELTTEIISDENYAVPELTYYAYGTAVIVEKID; from the coding sequence ATGATAACTTCCACAACTGACAACTTAGAAGGTTTTAAAATTGTAAAATATTTGGGTGTTGTAATCGGCTATGGTGATGACCCAGACGATGCCTTAGAAGATTTAATAGATGTAGCTGAAGATATGGGAGCTAATGCAGTTATTGGAATAAGAATCTCTAATGAATTAACAACTGAAATCATATCTGATGAAAACTATGCAGTTCCAGAATTAACCTACTATGCATATGGAACGGCTGTTATAGTTGAGAAAATTGACTGA
- the fwdC gene encoding tungsten-dependent formylmethanofuran dehydrogenase subunit FwdC translates to MKELILTLQKEIIVPVEMDKVLPEVIENMSLEEIKNIELVQGRKRIKVADIFDVELNDIEGEPRIVIKNSSPKLKYIGSKMTKGEIVVEGDAGMYVGAEMKGGKIVVNGNAESWAGQNMKGGELLIKGNAGDYVGSAYRGDWRGMSGGTIIVEGNAGNEIGEFMSKGLIHIKGNVGIMAGIHQNGGIIIIDGDVDVRVGGEMKAGAIVVYGKVEEILPSFKFEGIVENPVIKLSKKDAGTPIAGTFYKFSGDYVYNKPKGQLYISVDSNPDLI, encoded by the coding sequence ATGAAGGAGTTAATTCTAACATTACAAAAGGAAATTATTGTTCCAGTAGAGATGGATAAAGTATTGCCAGAAGTTATTGAGAACATGAGCTTAGAGGAAATAAAAAACATTGAGTTAGTCCAAGGAAGAAAAAGAATTAAAGTTGCTGACATCTTTGATGTTGAATTAAATGATATTGAAGGAGAACCAAGAATTGTAATTAAAAACTCAAGTCCAAAATTAAAATACATTGGTTCAAAGATGACAAAGGGAGAGATTGTTGTTGAAGGAGATGCTGGAATGTATGTTGGGGCAGAGATGAAGGGAGGAAAGATAGTTGTTAATGGAAATGCTGAGAGCTGGGCTGGACAGAATATGAAAGGAGGAGAGCTTTTAATCAAAGGAAATGCAGGAGATTACGTTGGTTCTGCGTATAGGGGAGACTGGAGAGGTATGAGTGGAGGAACAATTATTGTTGAAGGAAACGCTGGAAATGAGATTGGAGAGTTTATGAGTAAAGGTCTCATACATATAAAAGGAAATGTTGGAATAATGGCTGGAATTCATCAAAATGGAGGAATAATTATTATTGATGGAGATGTTGATGTGAGAGTTGGAGGAGAGATGAAGGCAGGAGCTATAGTTGTCTATGGAAAGGTTGAAGAGATTTTACCTTCATTCAAGTTTGAGGGTATTGTGGAGAATCCAGTTATAAAATTAAGTAAAAAAGACGCTGGAACACCAATAGCAGGAACCTTCTATAAGTTTAGTGGAGATTATGTCTATAATAAACCAAAAGGGCAGTTATATATTTCAGTTGATAGCAATCCAGATTTAATTTAA
- a CDS encoding DUF2683 family protein, protein MVKAIVDITDENNRIINIVKAKYNLRDKSQAINKIIEEYAEFLLEDELKPEYIEKIRNIMKNEKPIYIGSIENLKKRYLGE, encoded by the coding sequence ATGGTTAAAGCAATAGTTGATATTACTGATGAAAATAACAGAATAATAAATATAGTCAAAGCAAAATACAATTTAAGAGATAAAAGCCAGGCTATAAACAAAATAATAGAAGAATATGCAGAATTTCTGTTAGAGGACGAACTAAAACCAGAATATATTGAAAAAATTAGAAACATTATGAAAAATGAAAAACCTATATACATTGGCTCTATTGAAAATCTAAAAAAGAGATATTTAGGTGAATAA
- a CDS encoding YafQ family addiction module toxin: MYEIEIMPSLDKILQKLSKRDKKKLKAILKKMEEITQNPHHYKNLRHPLNDFKRVHIDKSFVLVFTVDENNKTVIFVDFDHHDNIYKKKKLFKD, from the coding sequence ATGTATGAAATCGAAATAATGCCTTCATTGGATAAAATACTTCAAAAACTTTCAAAGAGAGACAAAAAGAAATTAAAAGCAATATTAAAGAAAATGGAAGAGATTACTCAAAATCCACACCATTATAAAAACCTAAGACATCCTTTAAATGATTTTAAAAGAGTTCATATCGATAAAAGCTTTGTTCTTGTTTTCACCGTTGATGAGAATAATAAAACAGTTATTTTCGTTGATTTTGACCATCATGACAACATTTATAAAAAGAAAAAGCTATTTAAAGATTAA
- the pyrG gene encoding glutamine hydrolyzing CTP synthase → MKFIFITGGVISSLGKGITAASLGRLLKARGFKVNMIKIDPYLQIDAGTMSPYEHGEVFVTEDGGESDLDLGHYERFIDENLTKNNNITTGKIYWSVLTKERKGEYLGKTVQVIPHITNEIKDWIKNLGEGYDITIVEIGGTVGDIESLPFLEAIRQFKKDVGKENVLYIHVSLLPYIRAAGELKTKPTQHSVKELRSIGIQPDILICRTEMPISDKIREKLALFCDVDKEAVIEARDARTIYEVPLNLEKEGLGKLVTKKLNLPDREPDLDEWRKFVDRVINPLNEVTIGIVGKYVELKDAYLSITEALIHAGAKNDTKVNINWIHSERLESEEFEELLDRYREDNQLDGILVPGGFGDRGVEGKINAIKYARENDIPFLGICMGMQCAVIEFARNVCGLEGANSTEFDENTKYPVVDLLPEQKEIDAKGGTMRLGAYPAILMEGTLAYKLYGRKEVYERHRHRYEVNPEYHEILENHGLTISGKSPDGRLAEFIEISKNRYFIATQAHPEFKSRPNKPHPLFDGLVRASLGEKIK, encoded by the coding sequence ATGAAGTTTATATTTATCACTGGAGGAGTTATATCATCATTAGGTAAAGGAATTACAGCAGCTTCGTTAGGGAGATTATTGAAAGCAAGAGGATTCAAAGTTAATATGATTAAGATAGACCCTTATCTGCAGATAGATGCAGGAACAATGTCTCCTTATGAGCATGGAGAGGTTTTTGTTACAGAGGATGGTGGAGAGTCAGATTTAGATTTGGGGCATTATGAGAGGTTTATTGATGAGAATTTAACCAAAAACAACAACATAACAACAGGAAAGATATATTGGAGTGTCTTAACAAAGGAGAGGAAGGGAGAGTATTTAGGAAAGACAGTTCAAGTTATCCCTCACATAACAAATGAGATAAAGGATTGGATTAAAAACCTTGGAGAGGGGTATGATATAACTATCGTTGAAATTGGAGGAACTGTTGGAGATATTGAAAGCTTACCTTTCTTAGAAGCTATAAGGCAGTTTAAAAAGGATGTGGGTAAAGAAAACGTTTTATACATCCATGTTTCTCTTTTACCTTATATAAGAGCTGCCGGAGAGTTGAAGACAAAACCTACTCAACATAGTGTTAAAGAGCTAAGAAGCATCGGAATTCAACCAGATATATTAATTTGTAGAACGGAAATGCCAATAAGTGATAAAATTAGGGAGAAATTAGCCCTATTCTGTGATGTTGATAAAGAGGCGGTTATTGAGGCAAGAGATGCAAGAACAATATATGAAGTCCCTCTTAATTTAGAAAAAGAAGGTTTAGGGAAATTAGTTACCAAAAAGTTAAATCTTCCAGATAGAGAACCAGATTTAGACGAATGGAGAAAGTTTGTTGATAGGGTTATAAACCCATTAAATGAAGTAACTATTGGTATAGTTGGGAAGTATGTTGAGCTAAAAGATGCTTATTTAAGTATTACAGAGGCATTAATCCATGCTGGAGCTAAAAATGACACTAAAGTTAATATAAACTGGATACATTCTGAAAGATTAGAAAGTGAAGAATTTGAAGAATTATTAGATAGGTATAGAGAAGATAATCAATTAGATGGTATCTTAGTTCCAGGAGGATTTGGAGATAGAGGAGTTGAAGGTAAAATAAACGCTATAAAATATGCAAGAGAAAACGACATTCCTTTCTTAGGTATATGCATGGGAATGCAGTGTGCAGTTATAGAGTTTGCAAGGAACGTTTGTGGCTTAGAGGGAGCGAATTCAACAGAGTTTGATGAAAACACTAAGTATCCAGTTGTTGATTTACTGCCAGAGCAGAAGGAGATTGATGCAAAAGGAGGAACTATGAGATTAGGAGCTTATCCAGCGATATTGATGGAGGGAACTTTAGCTTATAAGTTGTATGGAAGAAAGGAAGTTTATGAGAGACATAGACATAGGTATGAGGTTAATCCGGAATATCATGAGATATTAGAAAATCATGGCTTAACAATTTCTGGAAAATCTCCAGATGGAAGATTGGCAGAGTTTATAGAAATCAGCAAAAATAGATACTTCATAGCAACACAGGCACATCCAGAGTTTAAATCAAGACCTAACAAACCACATCCATTGTTTGATGGGTTAGTAAGGGCTTCTTTGGGAGAGAAGATTAAATAA
- the aroC gene encoding chorismate synthase — MNTYGDMFRVTVFGESHGKAVGAVVDGCPANLPLSEEDIQKELDRRRPGQSIFSTPRKEEDKVEILSGIFEGKTTGAPICSIVYNKNMRPKDYSKIKDTPRPGHADLTYRLKYKNYDYRGGGRASGRVTIGHVIGGAIAKKLLSYTYNIKIIGYTIKIGKIEGDFSYYKNPEVFENEKSLERLIEIIESNPLRCPSMNEKEMEEYVLKAMENKDSVGGVVEIVALNVPVGVGNPIFNKLNGELARALMSINAVKGVEIGAGFKAAEMYGSEMNDEMYFDDDKNIRFKTNNCGGILGGISCGTPIVLRIAVKPTPSIGKKQKTINLKTLENVEIEIEGRHDPVIVPRIVPVAEAMVAITLADLMIKGGFIHPCSL, encoded by the coding sequence ATGAACACCTATGGGGATATGTTTAGAGTTACAGTTTTTGGAGAAAGTCATGGAAAGGCTGTTGGAGCAGTTGTTGATGGATGTCCAGCTAATCTGCCTTTATCTGAAGAGGATATCCAAAAAGAGCTTGACAGGAGAAGACCAGGGCAGAGCATCTTCTCAACACCAAGAAAAGAAGAGGATAAAGTTGAAATCTTATCAGGAATTTTTGAGGGGAAAACTACTGGAGCTCCTATTTGCTCAATAGTCTATAACAAAAACATGAGACCTAAAGATTACTCAAAAATTAAAGATACACCAAGACCTGGACATGCAGATTTAACCTATAGATTGAAGTATAAAAACTATGATTATAGGGGAGGAGGAAGGGCAAGTGGTAGAGTAACGATAGGGCATGTTATTGGAGGAGCTATTGCTAAAAAGCTTCTATCTTACACATACAACATAAAAATTATTGGTTATACCATAAAGATTGGAAAGATTGAAGGAGATTTCAGCTACTATAAAAATCCAGAGGTTTTTGAAAATGAAAAATCCTTAGAGAGATTAATAGAGATTATTGAAAGTAATCCATTGAGATGTCCATCAATGAATGAGAAAGAGATGGAGGAGTATGTTTTAAAGGCAATGGAAAATAAAGATAGTGTTGGAGGAGTTGTTGAAATTGTTGCATTAAATGTTCCTGTTGGAGTTGGAAATCCAATATTCAATAAGTTAAATGGAGAATTGGCAAGAGCTTTAATGAGTATAAATGCTGTTAAAGGAGTTGAGATAGGGGCTGGTTTTAAAGCGGCTGAGATGTATGGAAGTGAGATGAACGATGAGATGTATTTTGATGACGACAAAAATATAAGATTCAAAACAAACAACTGCGGTGGCATATTGGGAGGAATTAGCTGTGGAACTCCAATAGTTTTAAGAATTGCAGTAAAGCCAACACCTTCAATAGGTAAAAAGCAAAAAACCATAAATTTAAAAACCTTAGAAAATGTTGAAATTGAAATTGAAGGAAGACACGACCCAGTTATAGTTCCAAGGATTGTTCCAGTGGCTGAAGCAATGGTTGCTATAACCTTAGCTGATTTGATGATTAAGGGAGGATTTATTCATCCGTGTAGCTTATAA